Proteins encoded in a region of the Methanobacterium petrolearium genome:
- a CDS encoding 30S ribosomal protein S6e — translation MAFKLIISQDENSHQLEVEAAESKKLIGLKIGDEFDASPVGLAGYTLCITGGSDKNGFPMKKDVEGSRRIKSLLSKGVGFQPKRKGERRRKTVRGNTISDDIVQINTVVVKKGSKSVEDLLNSDE, via the coding sequence TTGGCATTTAAATTAATTATTTCCCAAGATGAAAACAGCCATCAGCTGGAAGTGGAAGCTGCTGAGTCTAAAAAATTAATCGGACTAAAAATCGGCGACGAATTCGATGCTTCACCAGTGGGTCTTGCAGGATACACCCTTTGCATTACTGGAGGAAGCGATAAAAACGGTTTTCCCATGAAAAAAGACGTTGAAGGATCCAGAAGGATAAAAAGCCTCCTTTCGAAGGGAGTTGGATTCCAACCAAAACGAAAAGGAGAAAGAAGGAGAAAAACCGTCCGTGGAAACACAATATCTGATGATATAGTCCAGATTAACACAGTAGTAGTAAAGAAAGGTTCCAAATCCGTAGAAGATCTTCTAAACAGCGATGAGTAA
- a CDS encoding translation initiation factor IF-2 subunit gamma, producing MKVQSEVNIGLVGHVDHGKTTLTKALSGIWTDTHSEETKRGISIRLGYADITFRRCMQCPEPQCYTTALVCEHCGSETQTLRKVSFVDSPGHETLMATMLSGAAIMDGAVLVIAANESCPQPQTKEHLMALDVIGVKEVIVVQNKIDIVSKERALESYQEIKEFVKGTCAEDAPIIPVSAQQGANIDILIESIQHIIRTPRRSLRKAPRMHVARSFDINRPGCSPEKIQGGVIGGSLIQGKLHLGDEIEIKPGIQVKDKGKLKWMSLYSKVTGLNGGGEAVDEVGPGGLIGVATKLDPALTKADSLSGSVAGKPGSLPDIMHQFTMKTHLLDRVVGTKEEKKVNPIKSSEPLMINIGTATTIGVVTSARKKEAEVKLKLPVCAESGQRVALSRRVGARWRLIGYGIIR from the coding sequence GTGAAAGTACAGTCTGAAGTAAACATTGGGCTAGTGGGGCATGTTGACCATGGTAAAACCACCCTCACCAAGGCCTTGTCAGGTATATGGACCGACACCCATAGTGAGGAAACAAAGAGAGGTATTTCTATCCGTTTAGGTTATGCTGATATAACCTTCAGGAGATGTATGCAATGTCCCGAACCCCAGTGCTACACCACTGCCTTGGTGTGTGAACACTGTGGTAGTGAAACACAGACTCTCCGTAAAGTTTCTTTTGTGGACTCACCAGGACACGAAACCCTCATGGCAACCATGCTCTCTGGAGCAGCCATTATGGACGGTGCAGTGTTGGTTATAGCGGCCAATGAATCCTGCCCCCAACCACAAACCAAAGAACATTTAATGGCACTGGATGTTATAGGTGTTAAGGAAGTTATTGTGGTTCAAAACAAGATCGACATTGTATCCAAGGAGAGGGCCCTGGAAAGTTACCAGGAGATCAAAGAATTCGTGAAGGGAACCTGTGCTGAAGACGCTCCAATTATACCAGTATCAGCTCAACAGGGAGCTAACATAGATATTCTCATTGAAAGCATTCAACACATAATAAGAACACCCCGACGTTCACTTAGGAAGGCACCCCGTATGCACGTGGCCCGTTCCTTTGACATTAACCGACCTGGTTGCAGTCCTGAAAAGATCCAGGGAGGAGTTATAGGAGGATCACTTATCCAGGGAAAACTGCATCTGGGTGATGAGATTGAAATCAAACCAGGAATACAGGTGAAAGATAAAGGTAAATTAAAATGGATGAGCCTTTACTCAAAGGTTACTGGATTAAATGGTGGTGGGGAAGCTGTGGATGAAGTAGGTCCTGGAGGACTCATTGGAGTTGCCACCAAACTGGACCCTGCACTTACCAAAGCAGATTCTCTTTCTGGATCCGTAGCCGGGAAACCAGGATCCCTACCCGACATAATGCACCAGTTCACCATGAAAACCCACTTACTGGATCGAGTGGTGGGTACTAAAGAAGAGAAGAAAGTAAATCCTATAAAATCGTCTGAACCCCTCATGATTAACATTGGCACCGCTACCACCATTGGAGTGGTCACCAGCGCACGTAAAAAAGAAGCTGAAGTGAAACTTAAGCTACCAGTATGCGCTGAATCTGGTCAGAGAGTTGCTCTTTCCAGAAGAGTGGGTGCCAGGTGGAGATTGATTGGTTATGGAATCATACGCTAA